The Sphaerodactylus townsendi isolate TG3544 linkage group LG02, MPM_Stown_v2.3, whole genome shotgun sequence DNA segment GGTGAGAGGGCCCAGCAGCTGACTCTGCTTCCTTATGGGGAGCTGGGCGCACTTACTGGGCAAAGGTAACTCCCCTGCAGACAGCCCTGTAGCCCTGAGTCACAGCTGTGTCACAGGGTAAGCCCTTCTGACAGTGCAAatgtggtgcctctaccttgaaaaatagcctcccccccacaacatttTCCCACTGACTttaatgaacctgcatttttttaTATTCAGAAAACAGCCACACAAAACCCCAATTGGGTTTctgcttttttcagattttcttaCAGATATAGACAGTAACTAAGATAAGAGAAAATACACTTCATATAACGCCTAATAGAACGAAATAGCAttagtatagtgcaggggtctgcaacctgcggctctccagatgttcatggactacaattcccatcagcccctgccagcataaccaattggttgcagacccctggtatagtgtgATTAATATTAATTTGAATCAGATGCCTTCCTCCTATTAAATATAATGAATTGTACAAGAGCAGACCTGGCAAAGAAAGCAGAGAAACTGCTTACTTGTACTGAAAAGATGTTCTCCATTTATCCAGATCTTCTTTTACAAGAGAACTCTCTAAATCTTTTAGTTTTCCTTGGTCTGGCAGGATGAACAAGGCTACAGCAACATCTGAAAAAGGCACTTCCACCACTGAGCAAAACAATTCTTCATCACGGACAAATTTGTAGAAGGCCACTTTATGCATCATATTTGATTTGACAGTTGTGTTTCCATATGCACAAAAATCTCCTTCAAGGGTTAAGTCAGGATGGAAGCTTTGTTCCCAGTAATCTTAGGGAAAAAATGAGAGATACCAGAACTATTTAAATATCCATTCAGCAAAACACAAACTCTATACAATAGCTACACCTGTGTAATCATGCAAGTGCGAAGATATAAAGAAATCCTCAACTTCATCAATAACTAGTGGAAATCAGAAACTTGGTCTGGTAGAGGGACACTGGTTGAGTTGTACAGTAAACAGAGTATCACAAACTCCTACCTAGCTAAAAGAATCATCAAAATTGAATCACAggtagattccgcatgggccaaaaacccttttacactgttttaaaccattttacaccattttcacactgctgtttttcgcccatgcggaatccgccatagagtTGAAAGGAAGCCAataggccatctagttcaaccccctcctcaatgcagaatcagcccaaacCATCCTTGACAAGTGTTCATGCAGTGCTGCTTGAAGACTTCCGAAGAGGGGGGAACTCACCATCTCCcaaagcagctgattccacttcTGAACAATCATTAGTGTAAAACATTTTTCCTAATacccagctggtacctttctgcccataatttaaattcattattgcccataatttaaattcattattgcccataatttaaattcattattgcccataatttaaattctgcccataatttaaattcataaatccctatcctctgctgccaacaggaacagctcccttccctcctctaaGGGTCTCCTTTGAGAGAGCAATTATGTCACCACTTGATTTATTCTTCTCCACAATGAACATccaaatccctcagcctttccttgtagggcttggtctccaggcccctgatcatccttgttggTCTCCTCAATAGCTGTCCCAAAGTCCCTACCTAATTTTGTAAGGTGTATTCTTTGCACCATGAAGGCCCTCCATGCATGGTACCTGGTATTGACGGGGGCCACATAATTCAGGATCTGAGAGCATATCGTCTCTAGGTCAGTCCACAAAGATGTATGACAGTTAGTAGGATGAGAACTATCTTCTTCACTAGCAGATGGCTTCCAGCCATAGGCAAGGGTGGCTCCCAGCCATAAGCAAAGggaaaagagagccagcatggtgtagcggttaagaacaggcggattctaatccggggagccgggtttgattccccccttctctatcttggtaagggaaaatctctctggtgaactggatagaTTTCCCCATTCCCtactagcctgctgggtgaccttgggccagtcacgttctctcagccccacctaacctcacaaggtgattgttgtggggagaggaagggaatgagtttataCGTCACGTTGAGTCTCCaaagcaggaaagaaaggtggggtataaatccaagctcttcctctttttttattgtacaccgcccagagccctttggggaatgggcggtatagaaatcctgaaataaataaataaataaataaataaataaataaataaataaataaataaataaataaataaataaattttaaaaaggggaaggagGCTGGGGCAATGAGCCTCTGATTCTCTGTCAGTCCACAGCTGCCCCGCCCCCTATGGGTCCTGGCTGAGGAGGTGGGATAACTATCAAGATATGGAATGGAGAGAGGTCAGCCACAGAGTGTAAACCTCATTCTCCTTGTTGGGTATTTGTGCAAATTGTTTGTTCAATAGCCCTAAGTGTCTTCTCTGTGCTTTTCCCATCACCAAGATGTAGGGGGTTCTTCTGCCACTGTCTCCCTCATCCCCACAAAAGCAGGGCCATATGCCATGGCATCCAAGGGCAACGTggcttgcccccccccatctgccctCTTCTTCATTGCTACAATTTCTTCTTTTTAGCTGCCTGAACTATTTGTTCtgtctttatttaaaaaacaacaccctaCATCTCCAACTTACCTTTGAAAAGAATGAAATTCACAAGGACCATGCGTATCTTTTTACTGAGATACTTGACTGCGTTGATTATTGTTCCATTAGTTTTGTTCTTTACATAATCATTTATATGCTGTTTAGCTCCTGTGTTATTCAGAAAGTCTATAGAAAAGTCTTCAGCATGATATAAATTTCTGACGTCTTCCAGAAATGTAGGCAGAACTTCCAATGACTTATCTAAGAACAAAGCATTCCCTGTTTTCACATAGGTTTTCAGGTTACGACTGTTAAGCCTGTGGATAAGTTGACAAAATCCTTTATGTATCTCCTTCTGCTCAATCTCTGAAAGGTTAAAAGCTAATCCTTTGTATATCTGACTTTGGGTTTCAGATTTAGCTCCAAGGGACAACATAGCGAGGGCTGAGGAAACGCTGATGGgagagaagaaaatatttttgtcttCTATAGTGGAAGACATTTCTTTATACAATCTGAATGCAAAATCAGCATTATAAGGGATTATCTTGTGCCAGACATTGTCTCCAGTGTTACATTCTTGGTCCAAAGTAGATTGTTGTTGAGTATTTAGATAAGTGCCTTGAACAACATTGGGTCCTGTGAAGTGATAATAATGAAACTGCAGACCAATCAGAAACAACGAAAGGAAGACTGTGGCCTTCATCGGGGTTTGTAATTGTTCTGTGGAAAAACAATCAAACATGGATGTCAATTTCTGCGTCTCCCACTCACGCCTCTCCCAGTTCCTCCTCCTCAGTGCTGGGGCTTCCAGCCTTGGATGCCTCATTTAATTGAGTGGAAAACTGAAGCTGGGCTCATTTTGGCCCTTAAGTGCTTGGCGCACACCTGACTTCCTCCTCTCTGGCATGCAGGTTGTAGCCTTCTTCCTGCCCAGCAGACTTTCTCTGATTCCCTTTTATCTCCCTCCCCCTTTGATtccagccctgcccctgccttccttttcctttctcctttcattATTTTCTTGCAGGTGTCCCATTCTTCATGGGTGAAGTGTAAGCCTTTCACTGTGGTTCCTGTTGGTACTGGGGGAAGATGATcagctttctcccctccttttctgaCCAGCTTTAGGCCTGGGAAGAACTTTGTATTATGCACCAGAGACTgtgaaacattcattcattctacttgTAGGCTGCCCTTTctcttgtgggctcagggcagcttccaaaaaGAAATCCTAACAATACAATCAATAACAATGAACAATTCAGCCTGTAACACTTCATAGCAAACTAATCCAAGATGGTGCTAAAACTCTAGAAAAAGCCCTTCTCCTGCCTGAGTAGAAGCAGATGATTTTCAGGGCAGGCATGGCCTGCTCTTCACATCTCACTGCTGTCCTGTTTCAGGCATTTGTGGATCCTATTTATGGGCTAATAATGGATAATCAGCAGTTAGCTTCTGTGACCTTTGCTTGCTAGCAGCCCATAAGTGTCAAGCGAGACCGTCACGTGCACAGATATATGCAAGAGGTAACTGCAACATGGTGAAGAAAGTCTCTGACATGTGTAGTAATGTTAACGGCATATGAGAGACAAAAACCAATGAGTTTGTGACATAGTTGTGAATAACCTTGTGTGGAATAGCATACTCACACCCTTATACAAGTGCATAAATGCTTTGCTTTTAGAATGACTCATTGGAGAAATGCCTAGTGAACATGAGACCTATTTCTCCCACTGTTATAAtaataaactttttttcctgGAACCATCTGGTGGTCTTCTTGTCTGCCTGACATGTTCTTCTGCCTCCCTGGGCAAGGAGCCAGCTTCACACCATATGCTTGCTGGGGTTCTGACATCCTTGGAACTGGGGTCAGGGTGCCATTCCCAGAATGGTAGGGGACAGTGGGGTGGCATTTCCTCCTCCCATGAGGAACATCCCTAAAATGGCACTCTCTGCAATGCTGGCAGCAGCCCATGGTAAGGACCATGGCCTGGAGCCTGGGGAGCAGTGAGAGCTGCTGGAAGTGAGGCTTAATATTTTACATCCTAATATTAAATTATCAGGCATAATTAATAGAGATAAAGTAAATTTCTTAGACTTGGGAATTTCTGTAGACAAACATAGGCATATTCAGGTGGGGTTGTACAAAAAACTCACAGACAGAAATTTTATTTACATTGACACTCTTTCCatccacattttttaaagtccAACTTACCTTATGGAATATTCTTAAGGGCTAAAAGGAATTCAACAAGAATAGGAGATTATAAAAGAACTGCAAGGAGGGTAGAAGTGAACTTATTGAACAGAAACTTTCCATGGCATATAATTAAAAGTGCCAGAGAGACAGAGCTGATAGAATCCATAGGGGAACCTTGTTTAGGCCCAAATTATAGCAACAGGAACAGAGGATACATACCTCATTAGAACACACAGAAATGATTGGAACCATTAAGAACATTATATTGAAATATTGGCCATTGTTACAGAAGTTACGAGGCTGCCAAATGTATCTGAGGATTGTACTTAGAAAAACATGTACATTGGGGAATCACCTTATTAAAGAAGACATCACTGAGAGGAGAATCAATGTATCAGTCACCACAGGGCATTTTAAATGTGTGAATTGTCTTGCATGTAAATGATGCACATGGGAATGCAAAGAACTTGTTGTACAAGATAGAGGTTGGTTCAAGGAATTTAAACCTTTTTCCatatgtaaaacaaaaaaaatacagtatATGTTATCAAATGTGAATGTAATTTATTATACGTGGGGCAGACATCAAGAGAAATTAGAATCGGAATACGAGAACACATTTCAAGGATTCATAACTAGGTCCTAGGAACTCCACTGGTGGAACATTTTATGGAAAAGAACCATTCCCCTGACTTTTTAAGATATACTGTGGTGGAAATAATATCCAACTCTGATTCAACcatgggcattttttaaaaaattaagacagAGAGAAACAAGATTAATATTTGAATTGAATACTACAACTCCAGGGGGACTGAATTCCAATATTGACTGTTCACTATTCCTGTGAATACAGTGTGTTCAGTTAACTTGAAAGTACATAACTGCTAGTATGTTAATTTCATTTTGCTCTCTGAATAGAACCTGCTGACATAAGAAAACAGCTTAAGGTCTTTGTAAATTAACTTTTCCTTATATTTGTATATCACTTATGTTTTTTTGTATATGAGGAATGAGGTCTAGGTTTATTGATAAGATATATTGACTGAATATTTTCACTTTTACAGAAGAAGAGCATGCATTTGAAATACTATTCTATTTCAGGCTATTGACATAATCTAGTAAGTATTCATGGAAgagcatttaaaaatgtaaagttaaaacatgttataatgttatttatttattttgtgctattATACTTCTTTttgcagattggcttgacaaagaaaTACGAAATAAAACCAAATCTGGAGTTTTTATAGCCTCTAAAAATCTCTACATAAACTTCTTGTTACCTTTCAGTGTCCCAGCAGAAAGAGACAGATAAGAGACCacgcccctctcttcccagagttttatcagatcccagaccccaccctcttttgaggtcaggctgggtcaagatatattttccccctaggtcaAGTACCTGTTGTCCCTCTGGCATTGTTTAAGttctccaaatctatgatacctgatgggagaaggggagggaaaaaaaggaggggaggagacaTTTCTCCAGAAGCCCTACTCACATCCTGCCCTGGCTAGTTCCATCAAAGCCTTGGTTGCTCCCACagacagctcccccccccttttagtgcCTTCTGGTGGGCATCAGGCTTTCAAAGTGTCAGGAGAGATAGCCAGCATTGCCATGGAAGTGTCCCTTCTGCTGTTGGTTAGTAAAACAGAAAGGTAAAAGAGACAAGTACTATGGTAAGACCTGCTTCCAACTTGAGGGTCTCTCTTGTGGATCTGGGCATTTCCTCTATCGCTAGAAAGGCCTCTCAGGAAGTCCTGACCTAGTGTAGAGTATTGAGGAACCCTGGCAAATTCCTCCACAACAATGCCGTATAGGGAAGAGCTTCTGCCCGGGCTAGTTCCgtcaaaggcagggggaaaggcaCCCAGGGAAACCACCTTCTccatcagaggcatatcaggggagaAAGGCGCCCCACCCTGACCCCCATGCTCTGTGACAGGGCTGGGGATAGGTCTCAGGGGTTGGCCTCACCCCAAGtcctgctcccccaccctccttgcAGGCAGGTTCCTGCTgccccccagggcctggggagagcaaaagctggcctgcatggaggctgggggtggggctcaggcatGGAGGGATCTGGGCACTTCCTCTATGCCTAGAAAGGCCTCTCTGGAAGTCCTGACCTAGTATAGGGTGTGGAGAACCCCTGGCAAATTCCTCCAGGGCCTGGAGAAGGCAAAAGCAGGCCTGCacggaggcttggggtggggcgcaGTGGCAGCCAGCCCCCGAGGCACCACAGCTGCCTGCCCCCAAGCCCTAccgcctgcctccctgcaggccagctcctgctgtccccagggcctgggcaGGGGGAAAGTCAGCCTACAGAGAGGCGGGGGTGGGGTTCTGTGGTGTGCAGCTGGGGCACACACTGTTTCATCATATGGGGGACCCCCAAAAGGCATACGTcaggggacatgggtgaccctttaggccatatgcctctgagTTCCATCTGATGTGTCTTCCCTTGATACCACCCATGAATTCTCATCCTGTGCTGCATCTTCTATGTGACATCGCTTCCATTTTTAACCCTTTTTTGGTTTTCTGCAGGTCACCCAGTAGAGGGCATGGAATGATAAACTGGACACAGGTTGATTTGGATTCATTGgttagaaaaacttggaagcttatggcAATGTACTCTGCCTTACACCTACACAGCTATGCCAATAGACTATACATTACCAGGAGATCTGGTGCCAGAGGGTTACTGctagtaaagcaaacagtggaagtggagaaacatgtgctgggtgattatgtgaataaaagtcaagaagtcaagaacagacattgattgaagtaaagaacagattgtttgaagtgaagaacagacatttgctgaaagcccagagaaccaaacagggaGTGCAGAAAGAATCCTTCAGGTATACCATGcccagtttctggagaagatcaaaaaCAAGGTGGACagtgggcccagccaggctgcttttttcaggcggctgctctttgcagccagctgggtgactatAATAAGAAGCCAACAAACAGTTAAAGAACtggcaaacaaaattaaaataataaataaatcattacaAGCAAGGCTGCTTTGAACCACCAATCATAGTCATAGTTACACCCCTGACTTCTGTTAGAGTTTGATTGCTACTAGAGGAGAATGGAGTTAGTCATTATTATCATAACATAGAAGAGAAGCCGAAACATCTGCCCCATCCACACAATTTATGCTGTGATGTTGGTACCAGGACCTCCTGTGCTGCATAACACCATCTTTGATGAAAACCTTGAGCCCTCATTTCTGTGCTGTACTGGGAGCAAGATAAATTCCTATGCAAATTTACTCATAGAGATTCTTCATCTTTGATTTTGCACTATGCggaataaaacaacaaatccAGCCAGGGTGATACACCCAACTTAACCCAAGCATTACATTTAGTTCGATTAGGTCCTACTGACCTTAAGCCACTATGGGAGAGGCTCAACTGAACAGACTGGGATGTCAGAAGAATGGTAGAGAAAAGGTGTTTTATACTTACAAAATGCCCAGAAGTGTCTACTGAAATTTGTCTGGAGTGGATGTCTCCAGGCTTTGTCATTTATAAACTGGGCATGCACAATATCCAGTAAAAATATTAACCATTAAACAGAGCAAATACAGATTATCTAAGAGGCAGGGAGAGCAAAATATGATGCAATGGATTTGGAGCTGTGCTTTGTACGCTTTGGCATTGGTTTTGGCTGTCAAGAGAAAGCATCATTGGAATGGTGCCTAAGTTGGACAGTTCTTACCACCAGCTAAATCTGAAAACACAACATCT contains these protein-coding regions:
- the LOC125426377 gene encoding alpha-1-antitrypsin-like — its product is MKATVFLSLFLIGLQFHYYHFTGPNVVQGTYLNTQQQSTLDQECNTGDNVWHKIIPYNADFAFRLYKEMSSTIEDKNIFFSPISVSSALAMLSLGAKSETQSQIYKGLAFNLSEIEQKEIHKGFCQLIHRLNSRNLKTYVKTGNALFLDKSLEVLPTFLEDVRNLYHAEDFSIDFLNNTGAKQHINDYVKNKTNGTIINAVKYLSKKIRMVLVNFILFKDYWEQSFHPDLTLEGDFCAYGNTTVKSNMMHKVAFYKFVRDEELFCSVVEVPFSDVAVALFILPDQGKLKDLESSLVKEDLDKWRTSFQYKNIDLWIPKLSTYESNDLKRYLQRLGIRNAFNRRADLSGITAKHHLRISEVLHEVVLVVHEKGVLAIPGVSPPFRGGLGFLPPIPTPPLLMKFDRPYLVFVINSSTGTILLMGKIVNPN